GTGGCTAGGAGGAGAAGAAAGAGGATGTTTTTCAAGGTAAAATCAGAAAAAGGCCGTCATGAAATACCTGCTTTAACTCCAGGCCGTCATGCTGAGCGCAGCCGAAGCATCTCTCCCGCTGACTAACCAGCCGATTGGATCACTGCCGCAGTAGAGATGCTTCGGCTGCACTCAGCATGACGGCCTGGGAATAGCGATTAAGGCCTCGTTCTACTTCTTCAGTTCCGGGCTCTCAAAGCCCAGCTTCGTCAGGCCGCGCTGCACCTCGGGGGCGCTCATGAAGAGCTTCCAGAGCAGGCCAGTGCGCTGGTTCTCAATCATGGCCACGATGGGGCCCTGGTCGATGGCCAGGTACGACTTGGCGTACCAGTTGTGCTCCTCGCTGTAGGCGTCCACGAAGCCGTAGGGCCCCCAGATTTTATCCCCTAAATCGTTGTAGAAGTGCTTGAGGGCCAGCATCGATTCGGCCGGCGCGTAGGGCATAGCCGACAGCGCCGCGGTGGGCGAAATCACCCCAAGGTCCTCGGTGGGCGAGTGGGCGGCGTAGCCCTGGTAGCTGTCCGAGGCGGTGAGGCCCCAGGCGTTAGCGCCGTAGCCCTTGTAGTGCTTGGGGTTGGCCACGCAATAGGCGCGGTTGATGAGCGTGTGGCGCTGGTTCTGCGCCCAGTAGTCGGCGTGCGCGTCCTTCAGGCCGTGGGGGTTAAGGCCCAAAAACGAGTAGTGCGAAAAGAACAGGGGGCCCCCCAATTCGGGGCCCAGGGGCAGCTGCTGGCCGTAGTAGGTTTTGCCGTTCAGGTAGTCGGGGCCTGTAGCCCAGCCCTGGTCGTACACGGCCTTGTCGATGGCGTAGCGGGGCGAGCCGGCGGCCAGCACGTAGGTCACCAGGGCCTCGTTCCAGCCGTGCAACTGGTGGTTCATGCTCCAGCCGTTGTTGGGGCTCCAGTGCCAGTACAGCACGTTCTGGCCCTGGGTAAACCAGCTCCACTCCACGCCCTCCCACATCCAGAGCACCTTATTGCGCACGTTGCTTTCGTCGGGCGTGTCCTTGGTGAAGTACTGGCGGGCGCAGAGCAAGCCCTCGTACATAAAGGACGTTTCCACAATATCGGCTCCGTCGTCTTTTGGGCTGAAGCGGATGGTGTGGCCCGTGGCCCCGTCGTACCAGTGCGGAAACGCGCCGTGGTACTGGTCGGCCTTCCACAAGAAGTTCACGATTTTGCTGACCCGCGCCGCCGCCAGGGCCCGCGTGATCCAGCCCCGCTCGGCGGCCACGATGATGGCCATCAGGCCGAAGCCCGTGCCGCCGGTCGTCACCACCTCGTCGCCGTAGTCGTACGACTTGTTGCTGCGCTCCCGCGCCATGCCGCTCACCGGGTGCCCAAAATCCCAGAAATAACGGAACGTCTGGCGCTGCACCTGGTCGAGCAGCTGCTCGTCGGTGAGGTGGCGGGGCCGCTGGCGCGGGTCGAAAGCGGCAGGTTTGGTGGCCGGCTTGGCTGGCGCCGGAGCCCGCTGGGCTAGTCCCACGGCCGGCGCCAGACCGCTGAGTATAAGAGAGAAAAGCCAGGGTTTCATGCGAAAAAAAATCAGTGAAGCGTGACGAGCAGCGTGAGGGCCCCCGTGCCGGCCGCGCCGCCGGCCAGGCGCACGGTGTAGTCGCCGGCCGGGGCAGTGGCGCCCAGGGCCACGGTGTACTGGCCGGCGGCCAGCTGCCGGTTGGCCCAGGGCGTTTCCACCACGGTGCCGTCGGCGGCTTCCAGGGTGAGGGTGTAGGCGCCGGCGGCGGCCAGGGCCACGGCCAGCGGGTAGGCGTTTTGGTCGGGGTGCTTCAGCAGGTCGTAGCGGCCGGTGCGGGCCTCGGGCACGGCCAAATAGAAGCCCGGGGCGTAGGCGGGGGCCCCAATGCCGGCCCGCTGCAAGCCGGTTTGCAGCTCGGGGATTTTCGTGCCCAGCTGCCAGAGCAAGCCGCTGCGGTAGTTCTCAATCATGTCGATAATGGGGCCCTGGTCGATAGCCAGAAAGTCCTGCCCCACCCAGCCCCGCGACGGGTTATAAGCATCGCGCGGACCGAACTCGCCCACGAGCCGGGCAGCTAGTGAACCGTAGTAGTTGCGCAGCGCCTGCATGGCGTAGTAAGGCGCATACGGGAACGAGGCAAGCGCCGCCGTGGGCGACACCGTGCCGTTGTCGGCCGTGGGCTGGTGGGCCTTGTAGCCGTCGGGGTCGTCGGAAGCTGTGAGGCCCCACAGGCTGGCCGAGTAGCCATTGGCCTTGGGCGCGGTGTAGAGGCAGTAGGCGCGGTTGATGAGCGTGTGGCTGACGTTTTGCTGCCAGTAGTTGGCGTACTGGTCCTGCATCCGGCGCGGGTCGAGGCTCAGAAACGAGTAGTGCGCAAAAAACAGCGGCCCGCCGTAGAAAGGCCCCAGCGGCAATTTATAGCCTTCGCTCACGAGCCCCGCGCCCAGGCCGCTGCCCACCCAGGTGGCCTGGTACACGGCCGGCGCAATGGCGTGTGTGGGCGAGCCCAGGGCCAGCACGTAGGTAATCAGCGCCTCGTTCCAGCCGCGAATCGGCAGGTTCATCGCCCACTGCGCCGAAGGGCTCCAGTGCCAGTACAGCAGGCCGTCGCCGCGGCTGGCGTACCAGTCCCACTCCACCGATTCCCAGAGCCGGGTGATGGTTTGGCGCAGCACGGTTTCCTCGGGGCCCCCGCCGTCGTAGTAGGCACGGGCCACCAGCAGGCCGTTTATCAGGTACGAAGTCTCCACCAAGTCGCCGCCGTTATCCTGGGCGCTGAAGGGAATGACGGCCCCCGTGCTGCCGTTCAGCCAGTGCGGCCAGGCCCCGTGGAAGCGGTCGGCACGGGCCAGGAAGTCGCAGATTTTCTGGGTGCGGGCCACGGCGTCGGCCCGGGCCAGCCAGCCGCGGCTGGCGCCCACCACCAACGCCTGCACCCCGAAGCCGGTGCCGCCGCTCGTCACGGTTTCGCCCGAGGTGTTGCGCTCGCGTGCCATGCCGCTGATGGGGTGGCCGCCCTCGTAGAAGTAGCGCAGCGTGTTCTGCTGCACTTTATCCAGCAGCAGGCGGTCGGCGGTAGGATCCGTCACGGTGGGCGTGGCCGGCGCGGTAGGCGGCGGGGTGGGGGCCACCGGGGCGGCGTCGGGCGTTTTCTGGCACGCGCCGGCAGCGGCCAGGGCCCCCAGCGCGGCCCAGAGGCCCAGTACCCGCAAAAATTGTGGGGTTAAAACCAAAGCGAAAGGAGATAAAAAAACCTGGGGTCCATTAGGGCCCCAGGTTTTTGGGTGGTGCGGCGGTTAGTAGCCGGGGTTCTGCGTCAGCTTGCCGCCGCTGAGCGTGATTTGGCTCAGCGGGATGGGCATCAGCTCGTTCTTGCCGTCCACGAAGTTTTTGCCGGCGGCGCGCAGCACGATGCCGGCGCGGCCCTGGCGCACCAGGTCGAAGTACCGGTCGCCGTACTCCAGGGCCAGCTCCACGCGGCGCTCCTTCCAGATGGCCTGGCGCAGGGCGTCTTGCGAGAGGCCAGCGGCCAGCGGGGCCAGCCCGGCCCGCACCCGGATGCGGTTCACGTCTACTAAGGCCTTGGCGCTCTGGCCCAACTCATTGGCGGCCTCGGCGTTGATGAGCAGCACCTCGCCCAGGCGCAGCACCCGGATGTTCTGGTCGGCGCCGTAGTTGCAGTCCTTGGGGTACGAGTTCGGCACGTAGGCCTTCATGTTGTAGCGCATGTTGGAGGCGTTCGGGTCGATTTTGTCGCCGTCGGGCGTGGTAGAGCCGCGGAGCAGAATGGTGCCCAGCTTGCGGGTGTCGCCGGGCTCAAACGCAGCTTCAAGGTCGGCCGTGGGGTTGAAGAAGCCCCAGCCGAACTGCGGGCGCACGCCCTGCACCTGGGCCCACTGGTTGTTCGAGGCGCCGCAGTTGCCCACCAGGGTTTGCGACTGAATCTCGAAAATCGACTCGGTGCCGTTCTCGCCCGGCACCCGGAACATCTTGTAAAAGTCCGGGGCCAGCGCGTAGTTCAGAGCCATCACCTGGTCGGAGGCGCTCAGCGCGTCGGCCCAGTTTTTCTGGTACAGCTTCACTTTCGAGAGCAGTGCCAGCGCGGCCCCCTTGGTAGCGCGGCCCTGGTCGGCGGCCGAGTACGAGGTGGGCAGCACGGCCGCTGCGGCCGTCAGGTCGCTCACAATTTGGGCGTACACTTGGTCTTTGGGGGCCCGGGCGGGGTTCAACTCATCGGGCGTTTCGGCGGGCTTCACGCTCAGCGGCACGTCGCCGAAGGCCCGCACCAAGTTGAAGTACTGCAACGAGCGCACAAACTGCGCCTCGGCCACGTAACGGGCTTTCAGCGTGGCGTCCATTGCGCTGACGTTGGGCACGTTCTGAATCACCTGGTTGCACACGTTGATGCCCTGGTACTGGCCAGTCCAGTAGCCTTCCACGGCCCCTTCGGTCGAGGTGATGCGGAAAAATACGAAGTTGTTCAGGAACTCGGCGTCGCCCGCCACGCTGCCCTTCTCGGCGTCGTCCGAGGTCAGCGTCGTCACAGCCAGCCAGTTGAAGGCCGTCAGGTTCCACTCGCGCAATTTGCCATACGCCGCGTTGATGGCCAGCGTGGCGTCGGCCTGGGTTTGAAAGAATTGCTCCGCCTTGGGCTGCCCCTGTGGGTTCACGTCGAGGTACTTCGAGCACGACGACACGACGCCGGCCGTCAGGCCCAAGCCGAGCAGTACCGGCACGGTGCGCCGGAATAGAAACGATGCTTGCTTTTTCATGCGAATAGATGGGCTAAAATGTTAAAAACCAATGTTAATACCGATGTTGTAAGTTGCCGAAAGCGGGTACACGTTCAGGTCGATGCCCGCGCTGGTGGGGGCCCCGCCCACTTCGGGCGTAAAGCCCGAGTACTTGGTCAGCGTCAGGGGGTTCTGGGCATTGGCGTAGAGGCGCAGCGTTTGGGTGCGCAGGGCCCCGGTCACGGCCTTGGGGAAGTTGTAGCCCAGCTGCACGTTGCGCAGGCGGATGTAGTCGGCCTTCTCAATGTAGTACGAGCTCACGTCGAGGTTAGTGCCCGCCAGGTTGGCCGACGGGGCCGAGTTGGTCGAGCCCGCGCCCGTCCAGCGCGTGTCGTAAAAAGCCTTGGTGAAGTTCTCGTTGCCGTAACGCACCTCGCGCAAGCCGTTGAGTACCTCGACGCCGCCCACGCCCTGGATGTCAATTTGCAGGTCGAATCCTTTG
This genomic stretch from Hymenobacter sp. PAMC 26628 harbors:
- a CDS encoding RagB/SusD family nutrient uptake outer membrane protein, translated to MKKQASFLFRRTVPVLLGLGLTAGVVSSCSKYLDVNPQGQPKAEQFFQTQADATLAINAAYGKLREWNLTAFNWLAVTTLTSDDAEKGSVAGDAEFLNNFVFFRITSTEGAVEGYWTGQYQGINVCNQVIQNVPNVSAMDATLKARYVAEAQFVRSLQYFNLVRAFGDVPLSVKPAETPDELNPARAPKDQVYAQIVSDLTAAAAVLPTSYSAADQGRATKGAALALLSKVKLYQKNWADALSASDQVMALNYALAPDFYKMFRVPGENGTESIFEIQSQTLVGNCGASNNQWAQVQGVRPQFGWGFFNPTADLEAAFEPGDTRKLGTILLRGSTTPDGDKIDPNASNMRYNMKAYVPNSYPKDCNYGADQNIRVLRLGEVLLINAEAANELGQSAKALVDVNRIRVRAGLAPLAAGLSQDALRQAIWKERRVELALEYGDRYFDLVRQGRAGIVLRAAGKNFVDGKNELMPIPLSQITLSGGKLTQNPGY
- a CDS encoding glucoamylase family protein — its product is MKPWLFSLILSGLAPAVGLAQRAPAPAKPATKPAAFDPRQRPRHLTDEQLLDQVQRQTFRYFWDFGHPVSGMARERSNKSYDYGDEVVTTGGTGFGLMAIIVAAERGWITRALAAARVSKIVNFLWKADQYHGAFPHWYDGATGHTIRFSPKDDGADIVETSFMYEGLLCARQYFTKDTPDESNVRNKVLWMWEGVEWSWFTQGQNVLYWHWSPNNGWSMNHQLHGWNEALVTYVLAAGSPRYAIDKAVYDQGWATGPDYLNGKTYYGQQLPLGPELGGPLFFSHYSFLGLNPHGLKDAHADYWAQNQRHTLINRAYCVANPKHYKGYGANAWGLTASDSYQGYAAHSPTEDLGVISPTAALSAMPYAPAESMLALKHFYNDLGDKIWGPYGFVDAYSEEHNWYAKSYLAIDQGPIVAMIENQRTGLLWKLFMSAPEVQRGLTKLGFESPELKK
- a CDS encoding glucoamylase family protein, with protein sequence MVLTPQFLRVLGLWAALGALAAAGACQKTPDAAPVAPTPPPTAPATPTVTDPTADRLLLDKVQQNTLRYFYEGGHPISGMARERNTSGETVTSGGTGFGVQALVVGASRGWLARADAVARTQKICDFLARADRFHGAWPHWLNGSTGAVIPFSAQDNGGDLVETSYLINGLLVARAYYDGGGPEETVLRQTITRLWESVEWDWYASRGDGLLYWHWSPSAQWAMNLPIRGWNEALITYVLALGSPTHAIAPAVYQATWVGSGLGAGLVSEGYKLPLGPFYGGPLFFAHYSFLSLDPRRMQDQYANYWQQNVSHTLINRAYCLYTAPKANGYSASLWGLTASDDPDGYKAHQPTADNGTVSPTAALASFPYAPYYAMQALRNYYGSLAARLVGEFGPRDAYNPSRGWVGQDFLAIDQGPIIDMIENYRSGLLWQLGTKIPELQTGLQRAGIGAPAYAPGFYLAVPEARTGRYDLLKHPDQNAYPLAVALAAAGAYTLTLEAADGTVVETPWANRQLAAGQYTVALGATAPAGDYTVRLAGGAAGTGALTLLVTLH